From a region of the Hemitrygon akajei chromosome 16, sHemAka1.3, whole genome shotgun sequence genome:
- the LOC140739932 gene encoding kelch-like protein 23, whose amino-acid sequence MACEPTGHGDREPAADTVLEVGQRLFRVNRGVLSRASEYFRAMFFGGSREGSERHVVLRGVDPEVFKLLLAFAVDGRVEIERDNVTALLEAADFLLFDRLKLLCSAFLQRELHVSNCLGFWAYSRRLACPGLTAAARRVALTHLEAMVTHQEEFVQLSEEALVELLASDDLYVRKEDEVFEAAVKWASHRRCREAALLPLLGLVRAPFMSLTFLDLLIKRSKRGSEDDTCAGVLKMLNRNPPRTWSAAQKSRRYETMYVLGGRHEREQQELFQFYPKSNTWQACSPLRRRNLTQYAVAAVGNYIFVTGGYFRDEIVWYCVDWVLIYNHWENNWMEGPSLKQSRNWHCAVGAGEYLYVLGGSTDEAVIADVERLLVMDTQWESMHRMVQPVERAAAVSDGTSIYVLCGLDENGDVYSGVQRLVVDTDVWDVICFSPLPRYDLCATFLNGAIYVVGGQTFRLDIDTDEWTPVDEESLNQKFFSGCTTVNGKTYLLGERRGNTSIPNMILFDPYTDTCQVVDKAVPCPLPVRGCMSIGKFSTTSGV is encoded by the exons ATGGCTTGCGAGCCAACGGGCCATGGTGACAGGGAGCCGGCCGCCGACACCGTCCTGGAAGTCGGCCAGCGGCTGTTCCGTGTCAACAGGGGCGTGCTGTCGCGGGCCAGCGAGTACTTTCGGGCCATGTTCTTCGGAGGCTCCAGGGAAGGGTCTGAGCGCCACGTTGTGCTGCGAGGCGTGGACCCCGAAGTCTTTAAGCTGCTGTTGGCCTTCGCAGTCGACGGCCGGGTTGAGATCGAGCGGGACAACGTGACGGCCCTGCTGGAGGCGGCCGATTTCCTGCTCTTCGACCGGCTGAAGCTGCTGTGCAGCGCCTTCCTGCAACGGGAGCTGCACGTGTCCAACTGCCTGGGCTTCTGGGCCTACTCGCGACGCCTCGCGTGCCCGGGCCTAACGGCCGCCGCCCGCCGCGTCGCCCTCACACACCTGGAAGCCATGGTCACCCACCAGGAGGAGTTCGTGCAGCTCTCCGAGGAGGCGCTGGTCGAGCTGCTGGCCAGCGACGACCTCTACGTGCGCAAGGAGGACGAGGTGTTCGAGGCCGCGGTGAAATGGGCGAGCCACCGGCGCTGCAGGGAGGCGGCCTTGCTGCCGCTCTTGGGCTTGGTGCGAGCCCCCTTCATGAGCCTCACGTTCCTGGACTTGCTGATCAAACGGTCCAAGCGCGGCAGCGAGGACGACACTTGCGCCGGAGTCCTGAAGATGTTGAACCGCAACCCTCCCCGCACCTGGTCGGCGGCCCAGAAGAGCAGGCGCTACGAGACCATGTATGTCCTCGGGGGAAGACATGAGCGCGAACAGCAAGAACTCTTCCAGTTCTATCCTAAAAGTAACACATGGCAGGCCTGCTCTCCTCTCCGCCGCAGAAACCTCACTCAATACGCCGTAGCAGCAGTAG GTAATTACATCTTTGTCACGGGCGGATACTTCCGAGATGAGATAGTGTGGTACTGCGTAGACTGGGTGCTAATTTATAACCACTGGGAAAACAACTGGATGGAAGGGCCTTCCCTGAAGCAGTCTCGCAACTGGCACTGTGCAGTCGGTGCTGGGGAGTACCTATACGTGTTGGGAGGAAGCACTGATGAGGCGGTGATTGCTGATGTTGAGCGGCTGCTAGTGATGGACACACAGTGGGAGAGCATGCATCGTATGGTGCAGCCAGTCGAGAGAGCAGCAGCAGTCAGTGATGGCACCAGCATTTATGTCTTGTGTGGACTGGATGAAAATGGTGATGTCTACAGCGGAGTTCAGCGGTTGGTTGTGGACACAGATGTTTGGGATGTCATctgtttctctccccttccccg GTATGATCTATGTGCCACTTTCCTGAATGGTGCAATATATGTAGTGGGAGGTCAAACATTTCGTCTAGACATAGACACGGACGAGTGGACTCCTGTGGATGAGGAAAGCTTGAACCAGAAGTTCTTCAGTGGTTGCACTACTGTTAATGGGAAGACATATCTTcttggggagaggagagggaacacatcaatcccaaatATGATTCTTTTCGATCCTTATACAGACACCTGTCAGGTGGTCGACAAAGCTGTGCCCTGCCCGCTCCCTGTACGAGGCTGCATGTCCATCGGAAAATTCAGCACAACGTCTGGAGTCTGA